In the Wyeomyia smithii strain HCP4-BCI-WySm-NY-G18 chromosome 2, ASM2978416v1, whole genome shotgun sequence genome, one interval contains:
- the LOC129723319 gene encoding uncharacterized protein LOC129723319 isoform X2, translating to MMQSNYCGLVTLLCEPKGLTILNNTGRSSTPETARKRYLSTVLHMLSWYEIDLSPGSKSWSSLSRVRKMHLNASKNSDKKQTGFITQAEIAFTTFGFMGYALVRPHLLGIRYDNDDDREALVHFWAVIGSMLGVQDQYNICLPKLAVVEMICQMCLRYIFMPLLQFESPLFKKMITAVVDGLGEFVPFDSYDSVMWFVRRVAGIPGYQYNVDLEKETVCRRIYSDEELAAMRAMYLGKAGYEYMDSAIFDARILLFDVKKVSEVCEVNQNSLEKGTVTGVYSMLEEDGMKKKKVLANLLDLSHDEELVITVIEDETNWKSCLNDSKLKNLASRDLGYLKFKCRLLDNCYTRIGNFINEAMLSLMLYRMRKAHAKLF from the exons ATGATGCAGTCAAACTATTGCGGATTGGTAACCCTGTTGTGCGAGCCAAAGGGCTTGACGATTCTGAACAACACTGGCCGCTCGAGTACCCCGGAAACGGCCCGCAAGCGCTATCTTTCGACGGTACTGCACATGCTGTCGTGGTACGAAATCGATCTGTCGCCTGGTTCCaa ATCTTGGTCATCGCTGAGTCGCGTTCGCAAGATGCACCTGAACGCCTCGAAGAACTCGGACAAAAAACAAACCGGCTTCATTACCCAAGCGGAAATAGCGTTCACAACGTTTGGCTTCATGGGATACGCCTTGGTTCGGCCTCATCTGCTGGGCATCCGATATGACAACGATGACGATCGGGAAGCGTTGGTTCATTTTTGGGCAGTAATTGGATCGATGCTCGGCGTTCAGGATCAGTACAACATTTGTTTGCCCAAGCTGGCTGTGGTGGAGATGATTTGCCAGATGTGCTTGAGGTACATTTTTATGCCACTGTTGCAGTTCGAGTCgccactttttaaaaaaatgataaccGCTGTTGTTGACGGGTTGGGTGAATTTGTACCATTTGATTCGTATGACAGTGTGATGTGGTTTGTACGACGTGTGGCTGGTATTCCGGGTTATCAGTACAATGTTGACCTCGAGAAGGAAACTGTTTGTCGAAGGATCTATAGCGACGAGGAGTTGGCTGCGATGCGAGCAATGTATCTGGGAAAGGCTGGCTACGAGTATATGGACAGCGCAATATTTGATGCTCGAATTTTGTTGTTCGATGTCAAGAAGGTTTCTGAGGTGTGTGAGGTGAACCAAAACAGTCTGGAGAAAGGCACTGTCACAGGCGTCTACAGTATGCTGGAAGAGGATggcatgaaaaagaaaaaagtactgGCGAATCTACTGGATCTTAGTCACGATGAAGAACTGGTAATAACTGTAATCGAAGATGAGACAAACTGGAAAAGTTGTCTGAATGATTCGAAGTTGAAAAATTTGGCCAGTAGAGATTTGGGGTATTTGAAGTTCAAATGTAGATTGTTGGACAATTGCTATACCAGAATTGGAAACTTTATTAACGAAGCAATGTTGAGTTTAATGTTATATCGAATGAGGAAAGCTCATGCAAAATTGTTCTAG
- the LOC129723319 gene encoding uncharacterized protein LOC129723319 isoform X1 yields MDAIQLTEVEKAAKSLFTKLVTEASTKPCDVGSGADLDIKLPQWFDDAKFKRGQKYFFDNRFGMMQSNYCGLVTLLCEPKGLTILNNTGRSSTPETARKRYLSTVLHMLSWYEIDLSPGSKSWSSLSRVRKMHLNASKNSDKKQTGFITQAEIAFTTFGFMGYALVRPHLLGIRYDNDDDREALVHFWAVIGSMLGVQDQYNICLPKLAVVEMICQMCLRYIFMPLLQFESPLFKKMITAVVDGLGEFVPFDSYDSVMWFVRRVAGIPGYQYNVDLEKETVCRRIYSDEELAAMRAMYLGKAGYEYMDSAIFDARILLFDVKKVSEVCEVNQNSLEKGTVTGVYSMLEEDGMKKKKVLANLLDLSHDEELVITVIEDETNWKSCLNDSKLKNLASRDLGYLKFKCRLLDNCYTRIGNFINEAMLSLMLYRMRKAHAKLF; encoded by the exons ATGGATGCGATACAGCTGACGGAAGTGGAAAAAG CCGCAAAATCACTCTTCACCAAATTGGTAACCGAGGCCAGTACCAAGCCATGCGACGTTGGAAGTGGAGCGGATCTGGACATAAAGCTTCCCCAATGGTTCGACGATGCAAAATTTAAAAG GGGTCAAAAGTACTTTTTCGACAACCGCTTCGGTATGATGCAGTCAAACTATTGCGGATTGGTAACCCTGTTGTGCGAGCCAAAGGGCTTGACGATTCTGAACAACACTGGCCGCTCGAGTACCCCGGAAACGGCCCGCAAGCGCTATCTTTCGACGGTACTGCACATGCTGTCGTGGTACGAAATCGATCTGTCGCCTGGTTCCaa ATCTTGGTCATCGCTGAGTCGCGTTCGCAAGATGCACCTGAACGCCTCGAAGAACTCGGACAAAAAACAAACCGGCTTCATTACCCAAGCGGAAATAGCGTTCACAACGTTTGGCTTCATGGGATACGCCTTGGTTCGGCCTCATCTGCTGGGCATCCGATATGACAACGATGACGATCGGGAAGCGTTGGTTCATTTTTGGGCAGTAATTGGATCGATGCTCGGCGTTCAGGATCAGTACAACATTTGTTTGCCCAAGCTGGCTGTGGTGGAGATGATTTGCCAGATGTGCTTGAGGTACATTTTTATGCCACTGTTGCAGTTCGAGTCgccactttttaaaaaaatgataaccGCTGTTGTTGACGGGTTGGGTGAATTTGTACCATTTGATTCGTATGACAGTGTGATGTGGTTTGTACGACGTGTGGCTGGTATTCCGGGTTATCAGTACAATGTTGACCTCGAGAAGGAAACTGTTTGTCGAAGGATCTATAGCGACGAGGAGTTGGCTGCGATGCGAGCAATGTATCTGGGAAAGGCTGGCTACGAGTATATGGACAGCGCAATATTTGATGCTCGAATTTTGTTGTTCGATGTCAAGAAGGTTTCTGAGGTGTGTGAGGTGAACCAAAACAGTCTGGAGAAAGGCACTGTCACAGGCGTCTACAGTATGCTGGAAGAGGATggcatgaaaaagaaaaaagtactgGCGAATCTACTGGATCTTAGTCACGATGAAGAACTGGTAATAACTGTAATCGAAGATGAGACAAACTGGAAAAGTTGTCTGAATGATTCGAAGTTGAAAAATTTGGCCAGTAGAGATTTGGGGTATTTGAAGTTCAAATGTAGATTGTTGGACAATTGCTATACCAGAATTGGAAACTTTATTAACGAAGCAATGTTGAGTTTAATGTTATATCGAATGAGGAAAGCTCATGCAAAATTGTTCTAG